A portion of the Apus apus isolate bApuApu2 chromosome 3, bApuApu2.pri.cur, whole genome shotgun sequence genome contains these proteins:
- the BAG2 gene encoding BAG family molecular chaperone regulator 2: MAQARISAKASEAAQQQQQQQQQQPQSGGQLRGRFYRSTSMADRSSRLLENLDQLELRVEAFRDAASAMEQEKEILLEMIHNIQNSQDMRHISEGEREELNLTANRLMGRTLTVEVSVETIRNAQQQESLQHATKMIDEIVNKLLDDLEDAKTRLMSLYGACTSDVPAGPIDQKFQSVVIGCAIEDQKKIKRRLETLLRNLENSEKSITLLEHQKSSVRQSCNSKQD, translated from the exons ATGGCCCAGGCCAGGATCAGCGCCAAGGCCAGCGAGGCggcgcagcagcagcagcagcagcagcagcagcagccgcagtCCGGCGGGCAGCTCCGAGGCCGCTTCTACCGCTCTACCTCCATGGCGGACCGTTCCAGCCGCCTGCTCGAGAACCTGGACCAGCTGGAGCTCAG GGTAGAGGCTTTCCGTGACGCAGCATCTGCTATggaacaagagaaagaaatcctGCTAGAAATGATCCACAATATCCAGAACAGCCAGGATATGAGGCACATCAGCGAAG GTGAGAGAGAAGAACTTAATTTGACTGCTAATCGTCTGATGGGCCGCACCCTCACTGTGGAGGTTTCTGTAGAAACCATCCGAaatgcccagcagcaggaatcCCTGCAGCATGCCACCAAAATGATTGATGAAATAGTCAATAAACTGCTGGATGATTTGGAAGATGCCAAAACCCGCTTAATGTCTCTTTATGGTGCGTGCACATCTGATGTGCCAGCAGGACCCATCGACCAGAAATTTCAGTCTGTGGTAATTGGGTGTGCCATTGAGGAtcagaagaaaatcaaaaggCGGCTAGAGACTCTGCTCAGAAACTTGGAAAATTCGGAAAAGTCAATCACATTGTTGGAGCACCAGAAATCATCTGTTCGACAGTCTTGCAACAGCAAACAGGATTAA